From Chlamydiifrater volucris, one genomic window encodes:
- a CDS encoding DUF5407 family protein, whose protein sequence is MSSSSCTVFNFNEMLDGICKYVQGVQQYLTELETSTQGTVDLGTMFNLQFRMQILSQYVEAVSNVLTAVHTEMITMARAVKGS, encoded by the coding sequence ATGTCCAGTAGTAGCTGTACAGTTTTTAATTTTAATGAGATGTTGGACGGCATATGTAAGTATGTGCAGGGAGTCCAGCAATATCTTACTGAACTAGAGACATCCACTCAAGGAACTGTTGATCTAGGGACAATGTTCAACCTTCAATTCCGTATGCAGATTTTGTCGCAATATGTTGAAGCTGTTTCTAACGTTCTTACTGCTGTTCACACGGAAATGATCACTATGGCAAGAGCTGTTAAAGGTAGTTAA
- a CDS encoding DUF5398 family protein, which yields MFNMESTKKSARDKQESFDLEVTMSDSTEAQKVNNSIGEKVRVLNAMLREGADKDSFEKKQTLLAGYLALQKVLGRINRKIV from the coding sequence ATGTTCAATATGGAGAGCACAAAAAAAAGTGCAAGAGATAAACAAGAATCTTTTGATTTGGAAGTCACTATGAGTGACTCTACTGAGGCTCAGAAGGTAAATAATTCCATCGGAGAAAAAGTAAGAGTGCTCAACGCTATGCTTCGAGAGGGTGCTGATAAGGATTCTTTCGAGAAAAAACAAACACTATTGGCGGGTTATTTAGCCCTCCAGAAAGTTCTTGGGCGAATCAACCGTAAAATTGTGTAA
- the sctD gene encoding type III secretion system inner membrane ring subunit SctD: MAVRLVVSKGPLSGMVLSLEEGDNWSIGRDAKQSDIAIEDSGLAPCQALIYKEGDVYYVKNTDSSKEVLVNGVAVADTSPLKDSDLIVLGSNTYSFFIEKEEDFNEAFFFEFGETENVSALPSKGAGSKKEKESSERKGSSKGKKKDEKASSGPQGFTEKDQALSEAFLASAKNAGSPEEMVEIPDSSEKLNAEGVGDAPKKETPSAENTKIESADSNDEAPQKAEGKEAQKDGAEGMKNVEQPSSPSGQSKEDSPPNKEEAESSKRKDEVKANKSSPQQGPEKEADVSAEKVEIDKGKGTLNPEVKQENGVESSPSKEVSGENNPPKEEAPVAEAGGEGMASAGNDGQEENPVGQVENNTGASAEQKTDKPETTDNKPKVLAPFDVEDLFDFDKGIFPAELDNSGKDVTVDLSRPSRFLLKVLAGANIGAEFHLDAGKEYIIGSNADICDVVFDDTSVSHQHAKLIVSSEGAISIEDLGSKNGVVVEGKKIESNSSVSANMVVALGTTLFLLIDQQAPAETIVASFSPENYGLFGRQDPEVDPLEEERLEEEAAKKATLPTGTFILTLFIGGLAILFGIGTASLFHSKEVIPIENIDFQSDLEGVTKLFPGVRYTFNKNNGQLFLVGHVKNGIEKSELMYKIDALFFVKSVDDNVIDDEAVWQEMNILLSKRPEFKGISMSSPEPGRFVLNGYVKTEEQAACLTDYLNLHFQYLSLLDNSVIVENIMLKSIEGRLLQNGFGNIQVSFINGELILTGYVNNSENERFRSVIQELGELSGVRVVKNFAVLLPAEEGLIDLSHRYPNRYRVTGYSKYGDVSINVVVNGKILTRGDVIDGMTVTSIQPNSIFLERDGLKYKIDYNK, translated from the coding sequence ATGGCGGTAAGGTTAGTAGTTAGCAAAGGGCCTTTGTCTGGTATGGTCTTGTCTCTCGAAGAGGGGGATAATTGGTCTATCGGAAGAGATGCAAAGCAAAGTGATATTGCTATTGAAGACTCTGGATTAGCTCCTTGCCAAGCGTTGATTTACAAGGAAGGAGATGTCTACTATGTCAAGAATACAGACTCTTCTAAAGAAGTTCTTGTTAACGGAGTGGCTGTAGCTGATACATCTCCTTTGAAGGACTCAGATCTCATAGTGTTAGGAAGTAATACGTATTCTTTCTTCATTGAGAAGGAAGAAGATTTCAATGAAGCGTTTTTCTTCGAATTTGGGGAAACGGAAAATGTTTCTGCGTTACCTTCTAAAGGAGCGGGATCGAAAAAGGAAAAGGAGTCTTCTGAAAGGAAAGGGAGCTCCAAGGGGAAGAAAAAAGACGAAAAGGCGTCCTCCGGACCTCAGGGATTCACAGAGAAAGATCAGGCGCTTTCAGAAGCTTTTTTGGCTTCAGCAAAAAATGCAGGCAGCCCAGAAGAAATGGTAGAGATCCCAGATAGCTCGGAAAAATTAAATGCTGAAGGTGTCGGTGATGCGCCCAAAAAAGAAACTCCTTCTGCAGAGAATACTAAGATTGAGAGCGCTGACAGCAACGATGAGGCTCCTCAAAAAGCCGAAGGAAAAGAGGCGCAAAAGGATGGTGCTGAGGGGATGAAAAATGTGGAACAACCTTCCTCCCCTTCGGGTCAGTCAAAAGAAGATTCACCGCCTAATAAGGAAGAGGCCGAAAGCTCTAAAAGAAAAGATGAGGTTAAGGCTAATAAGTCTTCTCCTCAACAGGGGCCAGAGAAAGAAGCAGATGTTAGTGCAGAAAAAGTTGAAATTGATAAAGGGAAAGGGACTCTGAATCCGGAAGTGAAACAAGAAAATGGCGTAGAAAGTAGTCCTTCGAAAGAAGTTAGCGGAGAGAATAATCCTCCTAAAGAAGAAGCGCCTGTTGCAGAAGCTGGAGGGGAAGGTATGGCTTCTGCTGGAAATGACGGGCAAGAGGAAAATCCTGTAGGTCAAGTAGAAAATAATACAGGGGCTTCTGCAGAGCAAAAAACGGATAAGCCAGAAACTACAGATAATAAACCAAAAGTTTTAGCTCCTTTCGATGTCGAAGATTTATTCGATTTTGATAAGGGGATTTTTCCTGCAGAACTAGATAATTCCGGCAAAGATGTAACTGTGGACCTATCGCGTCCGTCAAGGTTTTTATTAAAAGTTCTTGCTGGTGCTAATATTGGTGCTGAGTTTCACCTTGACGCAGGCAAAGAATACATTATAGGTTCTAACGCAGATATTTGTGACGTCGTTTTTGACGATACCAGTGTTTCTCATCAGCACGCTAAACTCATAGTTAGCAGTGAGGGAGCTATCTCTATTGAGGATTTGGGCAGCAAGAATGGTGTGGTCGTTGAAGGCAAGAAGATAGAAAGCAATTCTTCTGTTTCAGCAAATATGGTGGTTGCTTTGGGAACAACACTGTTCCTCTTAATTGACCAACAAGCACCAGCCGAAACCATTGTTGCTAGCTTTTCTCCCGAAAACTATGGATTGTTCGGTAGGCAAGATCCTGAGGTGGATCCTTTGGAGGAAGAGCGGCTTGAGGAAGAGGCTGCCAAAAAAGCTACTTTGCCTACGGGAACGTTTATTCTCACCTTGTTCATCGGAGGATTAGCGATTCTGTTTGGTATTGGAACCGCTTCCCTTTTTCATTCCAAGGAAGTTATTCCTATAGAGAATATAGATTTTCAATCGGATTTGGAAGGGGTAACAAAACTATTTCCGGGAGTTCGCTATACATTCAATAAAAATAATGGGCAGTTGTTCCTTGTTGGACATGTCAAGAATGGCATTGAAAAGAGCGAGTTGATGTACAAAATTGATGCGCTTTTCTTTGTAAAATCTGTCGACGATAACGTGATAGATGATGAAGCTGTTTGGCAAGAAATGAATATTCTTCTTTCAAAGCGTCCAGAATTCAAGGGTATTTCTATGAGTTCCCCAGAGCCAGGACGTTTTGTTTTGAACGGTTATGTTAAAACTGAAGAACAAGCTGCATGCCTCACTGATTATCTGAATTTGCACTTCCAGTACCTTTCTCTCTTGGATAATAGCGTAATAGTAGAAAATATCATGCTCAAATCCATAGAAGGACGTTTATTACAAAATGGCTTCGGAAATATCCAAGTGTCTTTCATCAATGGAGAGCTCATCTTAACTGGTTATGTTAACAACAGCGAAAATGAACGGTTCCGTTCTGTGATACAGGAATTAGGCGAGTTGTCGGGTGTTCGTGTTGTAAAGAACTTTGCTGTGCTGCTGCCAGCTGAAGAGGGGCTCATAGACCTCAGTCATAGGTATCCCAATCGTTATCGGGTGACGGGGTATTCTAAATATGGGGATGTAAGTATCAATGTAGTGGTTAATGGAAAAATTCTCACCCGAGGAGATGTCATAGATGGCATGACAGTTACAAGTATACAGCCTAATAGCATCTTTTTAGAAAGAGATGGGTTGAAGTACAAGATCGACTACAATAAATAG
- a CDS encoding type III secretion system chaperone, protein MLEKLIKSLTQYLGVSSETELDAEGAFVFPVGERTRVRAYQNADNNIVLMVSFGVLAPSADQAKTHFEMMVGNLFGRETGGAALGLDPEENVVFVKKLPGDISYEDFVRGVESFVNYSESWRDSLSLAKSE, encoded by the coding sequence ATGTTGGAAAAATTGATAAAAAGTTTAACCCAATACTTAGGGGTTTCTTCTGAAACGGAACTGGACGCAGAGGGTGCCTTTGTGTTCCCCGTGGGAGAGAGGACACGTGTTCGCGCGTATCAAAATGCTGACAATAACATCGTTTTAATGGTTTCCTTTGGAGTGTTAGCGCCCTCTGCAGACCAAGCAAAGACTCATTTTGAAATGATGGTGGGCAACTTGTTTGGGAGAGAGACTGGTGGAGCAGCTCTAGGTTTAGACCCAGAAGAGAATGTCGTCTTTGTAAAAAAACTTCCAGGCGATATTTCTTACGAAGACTTTGTGCGTGGCGTGGAATCGTTTGTAAATTATTCAGAATCTTGGCGGGATAGCTTGTCATTGGCCAAAAGCGAATAG